Proteins from one Cytophagales bacterium genomic window:
- a CDS encoding T9SS type A sorting domain-containing protein, giving the protein MQNFANFHIFPNPFWLNLYIGFNNPNKNAVIHIKISDIVGKTYPQEEKIINEGYNEIKLDMTHLPAGLYYIELYLGGVVYNEKMVKLR; this is encoded by the coding sequence ATGCAGAATTTTGCCAACTTTCACATTTTCCCTAATCCTTTTTGGCTGAATTTATATATAGGTTTTAACAATCCCAACAAAAATGCTGTCATCCATATAAAAATTTCAGATATAGTGGGGAAAACATATCCGCAGGAAGAAAAAATTATCAATGAAGGTTACAACGAAATAAAATTGGATATGACACACCTGCCAGCAGGACTGTATTATATAGAGTTGTATTTAGGCGGTGTGGTTTATAATGAAAAAATGGTTAAGCTTCGCTAA